GGCCAAGTAATTGCTTTGCTCTCCACTTGTAGGGCGCTTTTTTATGTCGCATCACCAGATCATCATCCAAGTAGAGTTCCACATAAGTGACTTTCCCGTCAGGATCCGAGGCTTCCGCCTCGATGTAAATGGAGCTATAGTCTTTGTCCAGATCCAAAGTGGATGCCGCTTTAAAGAACACTAAAGGCGGTCTATTTAGAGGGTCATTTGGGTCATTAGAACTAACTGAACGGCCTAAGTCACCCGGATCCACCACCAGCCAACGAACCTCTTCCATAGCATGGGTTGCATCCATATCGTATGTATCAAGTGAAAAGTCTTCCTCTAAATTGATGCCAACAAATTTGGAATCATACATAGGTATATTCCAAGCGTTGCGAACATTACAGGTATCATCCTCGTTAATGGTGCTGAGCTGAGCAAAGAAATAAATATCACTATATTTTTTTGAAAAGTAAACTGAGGTATACTTCGTGTCTTTAGCCATTGTCAAACCTATCTCAAAGCTCATGAATTCTGTGCTGCCCGATTTCGCATTGTCATCTTGAACTGCAATGAAATGCACGGTTTCATTCGGATGAACCACGCCACCTTTTTGATTGACCTCTGCTTCCTGTAGCAACATATTGAAGGTGTTTTTGTTAATATCCTTGAGACGCACCACCACTGCGTGATTACTATTATCCCCATTAGAACCAGCTGTGACTACCTGGGGCAAAACGGTCTGTGACCCGGCAAAAGCGTTATCAAGTGTAACCTGTTTCCAGTCCTGGTTATTAACTTGCGCGCTACCTGCCTGCCAATGCCTGCCGCCGATGTAGTGCAGTCCTTTTTCCATGACCATGAAAAAAACGGTTTCTTCGAGATGTGCACCTCCATCACTACTATTAGCACTATCACTCCATTCTTCGATTTTGGCATCAAAACTGGTTGGTGTCACATTTCGTATTCTGACATGAGCGGGCTCCTGATCATATACAGTAAGAGGACTGGCTACGACTATTGGATTCGTGTAGGTATGGGAAAACTTGAAGGTTTTCCAATCCTCACTGCTTTCAGCGTCGAAGTCGGTTACTTTAATGAACTCATAACCTGGGAATCTTAGTGTGAGAGACTGGTAAATGTTTAGCCTACCCGCACCATATTGGTTGTAAGTATCGCCGTTATTACCTGGTACTTGATCCGCTCCATCTTTCAAATAACTTCTGATCTTTTCAGGAGTCAAGGTATTATCTATCGATAAAAATAGGGCTGCAGCCCCGGCTACCATAGCTGCAGCATAGCTGGTTCCCGACATCAGGTAGGTGCCACTTCCTGTGTTTACTGAAACTCCTGGTGCGACTAAATCCACTTCCGGACCATAGTTACTACCTTCGACTAACTGCGGTTCACCTCCAGAGTCGTTTAATTCGTAATACCATATTGCATCATTGTTATCGACAGCCCCAACGGCAATGACTTCTGGATACTTTGCCGGGTAGGTAACCTCATTTAAGCCGTTGTTCCCAGTGCCTGAGACCATAACAACTTTCTCTGCGCTGGCAGCTGCCACTGCATTTGAGACAACATTGGAATATCCGGGTGAATCAAAGCCCATATAAATAACATCAGCATTAAATGCTAGGGCGTCTAGAATGGCCTTAGAAGCTATAGAATCTGGCACATTACGGAGATCGTCCATAACTTTTAAGGGCAGGATTTGACAGTTCCAGTCTACACCCGCTCCTTTAGTGTTATTATTGGCATTGCCGGCGAGAATACTCGTTGTTTGGGTTCCGTGAGCAGTGTAACTCTTGTCAAGTGGAAGATAATTGTTATCGACAAAATTCCATCCATTCGAGTTGATGCGACCGGCAAATTCGTTGGATTGGCTAATAAGCTTGCCATTGGTTAGGTCTCGTTTTAACGAAGCCAACCCAGTGTCCAAAACGGCTACCAGCACTTCATCACTTCCCTTGGTCATTCCCCAGGCCGCTTCTGATTGTATCTTTTGATGATGCCACTGACCGTTATACTCGGGGTCATTCGGCGGGATGGTATCAGCGCCGGTAGCTCTGCCTATGCCGTCGAGTTCAATCACCGCACCGGTATCTAAGAGCAGGGAGGTAACCTCCTCCAGGGTTTTATGGATCTCTTGGGGAGTATGCCCTTTGGGAGTCAGATAAAGAAAAGGCGTGAATTCGTAGGGCTGACGAACCTCAAAGCCTGATTCACGCAGTAGCGCAGCCAATTCAGTGAGGTCTGTTTTGTTGTGGGTAGGCGATATGACCAGATGCTCCGCACTATACTTACGCACTTTGCCGGTGCTCCTATTTTGCTTCACCAATACTTTGCCCAAGAAGGCAGAATCCGTTTCGATAACACTGTGAATTTCTCTTTCCCCGGAAGCAGTGGCTATGTCATCGACTGCTAACACCTCTAAGACATTCATATCATCGAGAACCTCGGAGGGTAGCTGGTATGTATTTGTTGAAGCGCCTTGAACCGCAACAACCCCTACTCCAGCCTCTCTATCCTTGGATAGTGAGGGGATTGAGTCATAAGAGGCAGTTTCTGAGGTAATCTTTTGCTCCGTTTTACCAGATGGCAAGATGCGACTTAGCTGGGATACCCCAATTAAGGCTAAAATTGTTAGCGCAAATAAGGCTAGCGTTCGTTTTCTATTATCCTTCATATAGATCTCCTCTTTGAGTTTAGTTTGTTCGTTGAATCATTAAACTTGGGATTCCTTTAGATCAAAAATATCTTGTGGCCTATAGCCCAAACTCAGATGCGCAGAGAACAAAACTACCCAAGACCGCAAAGCCGCTATGAGGTGCTCTAATGCCCCCCTAACTCGCCCATGATCCTTTCTCGAAAGATGGGCTAAAACCAAGCCGATCGTTTTGGTCTTGCGAATTTGGTTAGAGAGGCAGGTGCGTTGCTTTGATCTGAGTAGTAGCATCATTTGAGCGACCCAATCGAGTTAGGAATGTGTGGTTCATTATTTGTTTAGCTCCTGACTTGTGCGATATTTCACATTTGTAGTTATTTTTTATATCTAGAAACAAATTTGTCCTGGACGATCTAAATTAAATAATTAAGTGTCTGAGTAAGTCTGTGTATAGTATTTATAAGAAACTCTGTTTTTTATATATGGAGGAGTTAATATGGTAAAGAACAAAATTTCTTTTAGATAAGATGACTTTGTTTAGTCTCATCTCTTTCATAGAGACTTTGTATGGAGAAAAACAATCGTAGGGAGAGAAAAATATAAGCTTATCAGGCAAATTATGGATTTATTACTTAGATACCGCTCTTGAGTTAAGTAAGGTGATGCTTTTGCAGAAATCTACTGGATTCCCCAGTCGAGCCGGAGGATGGCAGTTGGGGGGAGTCGTGCGGGATGACGTTAGGTTATGGGTTGGAGGTGAGGTATGGTGTTAGGGAGGAGTCATGATATGATCTGGGCTTGGGTAAAGGATCATACCCATGCGATTTAACACCCTTTACGTCACAACCCGATTGAATCGGGTTGTCCAGGGGAAACAAGCAGGCCTGTTGCATGAGTCCTTTTATCGGAGTATCCTTTTCCGCAAGAGTCTTGTCGGAATAGCGTAGTCCTCTACTCTAATTAATCTTCTGGATTCCCCGATCAAATCGTGGAATGACCGGTATAGGGGGAGTCATGGGATGATCTGGGACATGGGCAAAGGATCGTGCCCATACGGTTTAACACCCTTTACGTCATACCCCGGTTTAACCGGGGTATCCAGGGCAAGCAATTTTTAAGCATTGCCTTGAGCGGATCTACTCTTGAGAGAGCATGTCATCTCCCAAGACATCAAAAGTCATAGGGATTCGACAAGCAGACTGGAGGCTTAACGTTTTTTAGCTTGAGTGGACTTGACGGTCAGGTTCTTGGTAGCTTGAGCTGTAGCGCCATCATTATCGGTTGCCACCAGCTTGAGCTTGTAGGTTCCTGTTGCTAAGCCCTGCAATCTCTTGTTATTGATGCTCTTCCACAGGTAGGGGGCGCCTCCCTGTCGTCCCACCGATTTGTTGCCAAGATAAAGCTCCACCTGGGTAACACTTCCGTCTGCATCCGAGGCCTTGGCTTCTATCAAAAGGGAGCTCTTTCCATAGCCCTTATTTAAATCCAGGGTGGAGGAGGATTTAAAGCTCACCGTAGGTGGCTTATTACCGCCGCCTCCAGGTCCACTGCCGGATCCTCCCACGCTCAGGGTGGCAAAGGCCTGGGAAGTAGCCCCCTGGTTATCGGTGGCCTTGAGTTCTATCTGATGGGTTCCCTTACCCAGGCCCAGTAAGTTCTTACCACTCCACTTGTAGGAGGGCTTTGTTTGTTTCCCCTTGGATTTGTTGCCTACAAAGAGTTCCACCTGCGCAATATTCCCATCCGGATCAGAGGCCTCCGCTTCAATGGTCATAAACTTATACCCTTTATCCAGATCCAGAGTGGATGAAGGCTTGAAGCTCACCGCAGGCGGCTTATTGCCGCCGCCTCCAGGTCCACTGCCGGATCCTCCTACGCTCAGAGTTTCAAAAGCCTGAGCGATAGCTCCCTGGTTGTCAGTGGCTTTGAGTTTTAACTCATAGCTCCCTGGTTTCAATCCCATTAGCTTTTTGCCTCCACTCCACTTGTAGGCTTGTGTTTTTTGTCGCCCAACGAAATCTCCATCCAGATAGAGCTCCACATGGGCAATACTTCCGTCCGGGTCATAGGCATCAGCCGCTACGGTAATGGACTTGTACTTCTTATCCAGATGAAGGGTGGATAACTCATCAAAGTAGACTTTCGGGGACTGATTACCCGCTCCTCCTCCGATGGTCAGGGTCTCAAAGGCCTGGGCAGTGGCCCCTTTCTTATCGGTAGCCTTGAGTTTTAGGTCGTAGGTTCCAGGTTTTAAGCCCACCAAATCAGGATCCGCCTGATCCCATTTGTATTTGGGGCTGGTGTCCTTTCTGACCAATTGGCCATCGAGATAAAGCTCCACCTTGCTTATCTTCTTCTTACTGGAAGCCTCCGCCTCAATGTAAATGGAGCTATAGTTCTTATCCAGATTTAGAGTTGATAAGGAGACAAAGTTTACGCCTGGCTTATTAACCGGGTCGCCTGAGTCATCCGAGTCATTAGAACTGACTAAACGACCCAATTTACCTGGATCCACCACCAGCCAACGAACCTTTTCCGTAGCATGGGTTGCATCCCTATTATCGCTTGTATCACTTGAAAAGTCTTCCTCCAAGACGATGCTTGCCGTTTTAGAGTCTTGCAGAGGTACATCCCAAGCGTTGCGAACATTACAGGTATCATCCTCGTTAAAGGTGCTGAGCTGAGCAAAGAAATAAATATCACCATATTTTTTTGAAAAAGAAACTGGGGCAACCT
The DNA window shown above is from Verrucomicrobiota bacterium and carries:
- a CDS encoding S8 family serine peptidase, which translates into the protein MKDNRKRTLALFALTILALIGVSQLSRILPSGKTEQKITSETASYDSIPSLSKDREAGVGVVAVQGASTNTYQLPSEVLDDMNVLEVLAVDDIATASGEREIHSVIETDSAFLGKVLVKQNRSTGKVRKYSAEHLVISPTHNKTDLTELAALLRESGFEVRQPYEFTPFLYLTPKGHTPQEIHKTLEEVTSLLLDTGAVIELDGIGRATGADTIPPNDPEYNGQWHHQKIQSEAAWGMTKGSDEVLVAVLDTGLASLKRDLTNGKLISQSNEFAGRINSNGWNFVDNNYLPLDKSYTAHGTQTTSILAGNANNNTKGAGVDWNCQILPLKVMDDLRNVPDSIASKAILDALAFNADVIYMGFDSPGYSNVVSNAVAAASAEKVVMVSGTGNNGLNEVTYPAKYPEVIAVGAVDNNDAIWYYELNDSGGEPQLVEGSNYGPEVDLVAPGVSVNTGSGTYLMSGTSYAAAMVAGAAALFLSIDNTLTPEKIRSYLKDGADQVPGNNGDTYNQYGAGRLNIYQSLTLRFPGYEFIKVTDFDAESSEDWKTFKFSHTYTNPIVVASPLTVYDQEPAHVRIRNVTPTSFDAKIEEWSDSANSSDGGAHLEETVFFMVMEKGLHYIGGRHWQAGSAQVNNQDWKQVTLDNAFAGSQTVLPQVVTAGSNGDNSNHAVVVRLKDINKNTFNMLLQEAEVNQKGGVVHPNETVHFIAVQDDNAKSGSTEFMSFEIGLTMAKDTKYTSVYFSKKYSDIYFFAQLSTINEDDTCNVRNAWNIPMYDSKFVGINLEEDFSLDTYDMDATHAMEEVRWLVVDPGDLGRSVSSNDPNDPLNRPPLVFFKAASTLDLDKDYSSIYIEAEASDPDGKVTYVELYLDDDLVMRHKKAPYKWRAKQLLG